The genome window AAAACCAATAAACCAATGCTGCCAATGCTCCCCACACAATGCCCATCAGCAAACTGTGTGTGTAAGGGTAATGTACGAAATCAAATGGCGTAACAACCGTAATGCCCGGCGTAACCTTCACCTGCTCAACATCCAACAACAGCAGGAATGGCCAGAGAATGTCGACAAATTCGACGGCGACGAACAATGTCAGAAGCGATATTTGGGGAGCTGCTTTCTTAACTCCGAATGCTAATCCATAATGACCTATAAACATACAAATGGCTGGTTGATTAATGACTTTACAAAAGTATAATCGGCACAATCAACGCCACTTGACCTATGTCAAGAAATCAAATGAGCTGCTTTCGACGGATGCGGCTGATCGTTTCGGGCGTCATGCCTAGCATAGAGGCAATGTATTGCAGCGGCACCTGATTGAAAATCTCTCTGCTGCTTTCGAAAAGGACATTATAACGCTGCTCGGCGGTCATGGACAGGAATGAGAACACGCGTTCTTCCAGCATGACGAAGCAGTGCGCAATGAACAACTTTTCGGTCTGGTGCCATTTTGGAACGAAGTCCCCTATCCGGTCATAATCGGCTTTATCGATGGTGTATAATGTCGTATCTGTAAGCGCCTGAATGTTCCAGCGGGAAGGTTTGCCGAAAACAAGGCTGGAAAGATCGGTGATGAAATAACCCTTTGAAGAAATCCACTGCGTTACCTCCCTATCTTCCAAATCCACATAAACCCGCAGTAGGCCCGATTGGAGAAAGCTTAATTTATCGCAACTTTTCCCGATTTTGAGATAATAATCACCTTTTTTGACAAACTCCGGCTTAAAAAAGGAAGCGACGGTGGTCAGATCGCCCGGCTCGAACTTAAAATAAGATTGCAGATAGTTTTCCAGGTCTGTCATGGGTGATTTGCTTTATATCAAATGTAACAACGCTCCTTCGAACCGCCAAGCACCGTGACGCGCGAGCCTTTGTGATGCTGATCATTTTCGTACGAAAAGTGTCCGAATGCGGACATTTTGAAAGATGGAGATGCGTGTAAACGGCTTGTTAAGAGCCGTTAAGTAAATTGGCATATATTTTATACAAAGAACTATGTTATACAATGTACCGATCTGTTAGCCATAAAAATAAAATACAATCCGCTCTCATTCTCCTGCTGTTATGTTAAAAAACTATTTCAAAATCGCCTGGCGCAACCTGCTCCGCAACCGCGCCTTTTCTGCTATCAACATTACGGGCCTGGCCATTGGGCTGGCTTCCTGCCTGCTGATCAGCCTTTATGTGCTGGACGAGCTCAGTTTCGATCGCTTTCATGAGAACGGCGACCGGATCGTGCGGGTGGTTTTCAAAGCAGTAATGCAAGGCGGTGAGATGAAGGAAGCGCATGTAATGCCTCCCACCGCCGCTGCCCTCAAAGCCGATTATCCCGAGGTTTTGGAAGCCACCAGGTTAAGGCGCGGAGGCGCTCCGATGGTGTTACGCAACCAACAAATTTATACCGACGATGAGCTTGCATTCGTCGACTCTAATTTCCTGCAAGTTTTCACATTTCCGCTCGTAGAAGGGAATGTAAAATCGGCGCTCATACAGCCTAATACAATTGTTATTTCAACCAAACTGGCTGAGAAGTATTTTGGAAAACAAGATGCTGTCGGTCAGATAATCACATTTAAGGACTGGAAAACGCCTTATAAGGTAACTGGCGTAATGGAGGAAATGCCTGCACATTCGCATATTCAATTTGATATGCTGGCATCCATGTCTTCCCTGGAAGATGCCAAATCGACCTCCTGGATGATCTCCGAGTTTTACACTTATCTCCTTTTGCCTGAGGGCTACGATTACAACCAGCTGAATGCGAAACTCCCGCAAACCGTGGAGAAATACATGGGCCCCCAGCTCAAAACAGCCCTTGGCCTTACCTTTGCTGAATTCAAAAAGAAAGGAAATAACCTCGGCCTTTATCTGCAACCCCTAACCGAAATTCACCTGCATTCAGATTTTCAGTATGATCTGGGCACCAATGGGGATTTGAAATATGTGTACATTTTTGGTGCCATTGCAGTGATTATGCTGCTCATTGCGTGCATTAACTTCATGAATTTATCCACGGCCGGTTCTTCCAAGCGTGCCCGGGAAGTGGGTGTGCGGAAAGTGATGGGATCGGAAAAGATCGAGCTGGTCGCGCAGTTTTTGATGGAATCCATTTTACTGACGGGCATTGCATTGGTGTTTGGAGGGCTTATTTGTCTGGCCGGTTTGCCGTTGCTGAATAGTCTTTCGGGTAAAAATCTCGGTTTCAGCCTGGAAGCACTTCCCGCGCTGATTCCCGCTTTGCTGATCTTCGGTCTGTTTGTCGGCATTTTTGCAGGAAGCTATCCTGCTTTTTTCCTTTCGTCATTCAAGCCTATTGCCGTTCTCAAAGGCGGCAACGCGGCTGTTAAACTTAATTCTTCCGGTAAAAATGTTGGCCTGAGAAGTGGCTTGGTGGTTTTTCAATTCTTCGTTTCTATCACATTAATGGTCGGTGCAACGGTCGTATATCAGCAATTGAAATTTATCCAAAACAAAAAACTGGGTTATGAAAAAGACCAGGTTTTGGTTGTTCCGGCCTGGGCGCTGGGCAAAAATATGCCGGTTTTCAAGGATGAGCTGATGCGGGATTCGCGTGTAAGCAACGTCAGCTTGTCCGGCTTTGTGCCTGCCGGGCCTTCCGATAACAACAATTATATGATCACGCCGGAGGACAATCCCTCGCAACTTCTCAAAACGCTCCGTTACGAAGTGGACTACGATTACCTGGCCACATTGGGCATGGAAATGGCACAGGGACGCAATTTTTCAAAAGCTTATGGCTTGGATTCAACCGCCGTTATCCTGAACGAAACAGCCGCAAAAGCGCTGGGATGGCAGCATAATGCAATCGGGAAAACGCTTTCGCGGCGGAACAATGAGGGCAAAGGCAGCGCTTACCACGTGATCGGCATCGTAAAAGACTTCCATTTCAAATCATTGCACGAGAAAATTTCACCGCTGGTGATGACATTGAGCCAGGACCGAGGATGGATGATCATTAAGACAAAAAACAAGGAGGTTTCTGGCCTGCTTGCCAAAATGAAAAACCAGTGGGAAAGCTTTAAACCTGATATGCCTTTCACCTATTCATTCCTGGATGAAAGATTTAATGAGACCTACAAAACTGAACAGAAAACAGGTAAAATATTAGCGATTTTTGCCGGATTAACCATACTGGTCGCTTGCATGGGACTGTTCGGGCTGGCGATTTTTACGGCGGAGCAACGGACCAAAGAGATTGGCGTTCGCAAAGTGCTGGGCGCGTCGGTAGCGGGCATTGTTGCGCTGCTGTCGAAGGATTTTCTCCAACTCGTTGTGGTAGCAATCGTGATTGCACTGCCCACTTCCTGGTGGCTGATGAGCCGCTGGCTGGAAGATTTTGAATATAAAATCGACGTTTCATGGTGGGCCTTAGCACTGGTAAGCCTGGTTTCGGTGGCGGTTGCACTGCTTACGGTGTCGTTTCAATCGGTTAGGGCAGCATTAATGAACCCGGTAAAATCGCTGCGGTCGGAATAAACTTCATCGGGTGCAAGACGACATTAACACTGATCTTAAGGAGGCCGGGAAACCGGCCTTGTTTGTATATAATGCATTAGTAAAGAGACGGATACGGATTTTTCAAATTTATTTTTATAAATTCCTGTAACCTTTTCCCGCACGCCCGGTTTCCACATCAGGATCACCACAAAAGACGAACCGTTTGAATACGCTGACAGATAATTCACTCATGCTGAGGGTTAAGGCCGGGGATCTGGACAAGATGGGCCTGCTTTTTGAACGGTACAACCGCCCTTTGTTTGCGTTTTTCTATCATATGACGCATAAAAGGGACATGAGCGAAGATCTCGTGCAGAATGTGTTTTACAGGATGCTCAAATACAAGCATACGTTTACGGGTGAAGGTGAATTCAGGACATGGATGTATCATCTGGCCAGGAATATCCTGAATGACTCCGCGAGGCAAAACCGCTCCAAAGATCATTATGATGTGAATGAAATGGCTGATAAGATCGGTGGAGGCACATTGGCAGACGAAGGATTTGAGAAAAAAGAAAATGCCGATTTCCTGCATAAAGCAATGGCCGGATTGAGTGACGATTACCGCGAAGTGCTCGTATTGAGCCGGTTCCAGGAAATGAAATACGATGAGATTGCGAAAGTTCTGAACATTAACGAAGGGACGGTGAAGGTGCGGGTGCACAGAGCTTTGGGTGAATTGAAAAAAAAGTTTTTTACTAATGAAAGACGATAAGGACATGCGTTGCGAACATGCAAAGGATAAATTGGAAGACTGGCTTCACAACGATCTGGACAAGGTGGACAGACTAAATGTGGAGCGGCACCTTGCCGAATGTGTGCATTGCCAGGAGGAATTCGCGTCTGACAAGCAACTTTGGGAAAGTCTGGGCAAGATGAAAGTCCCGGAGCCAAGCGAGGAAATACGGGTCAACTTTTACGCCATGCTTGATAATTTTAAAGCCACGGAGGAAACCAGCACGCCGTTTTCTAGGCAAACATTTATCCAAAAACTCAGGGATTTTGTACTTCCGCAATGGTCAGTTCAGGTCGCATTCAGCTTGCTGCTGGTGGGTTTAGGCTGGGTTATCGGCCATAAAACAAGCAAAAATAATGTGTCTGCGAGCGCATATCAGGAACAAATCGAAACGCTCGCAACGCAGGTGGAACAGATGAAAAGCACCATGATGCTGGCGCTGATCGACAACCCTTCGGCAACAGAAAGGCTACGTGCAGTGAGCTATACAAGCGACATTACCCACGCCGACGAGAAGGTGATCGACGCACTTTTTTCAACATTGAACAACGATGCAAATGTGAATGTGCGCCTGGTGGCACTGGAAGCGCTTACGCAATTTGCCACGAATGCGGTGGTGCGGGAAGGCCTGGTGAAATCGCTGGCTGTGCAGGATTCACCAATGGTTCAGGTTGCGCTGGCCGATGTGATGGTAAAATTGCAGGAAAAAGGCTCTGTGAAAGAACTGCGTAAGCTGCTGAACAGAGAGGGGCTCAATGACCTGGTGAAGAACAAGATCGAGCAGTCAATCAAGGACTTATCTTAAATTACAACCATAATCCAACTATTAGCTATGAAATTTTTTGCAATCCCCTTATTAGCGGGAGCGGTGCTTTGTTGTACCCAGTCGCCCGCACAAAAGCTTGAATTCAAGGAGCGCGTGAGTAAAGAGTTTACTCTATCTCAGAATGCATCGGCCAATGTGCTGGCCATTTACAACATTAATGGCTCCATAAAGGTGGAGGGCTATAACGGAAGTAAGGTTTTGATTGAAGTGGACAAGAAAATTACGGGCAAAACCAACGCCATCGTAGACGAGGGAAAGCAGGAGTTTAAACTGAATTTTGAGCAGAAAGCGGACAGCATTACGGCTTACATTTCCGAACCATTTGACTCGCGCCCCAACCACGGCAGGCGTAACAATGACGGCCCCAGGATCGAGTACGATTTTGAGCTGGATTTCACTGTAAAAGTCCCCTATGCCATGAACCTGCATATGTCGACGGTAAACGGTGGCGATGTGGATGTGAAGGATGTTACGGGTCGATTAGGCGTCAGCAATGTCAATGGCGCCATTACGCTGGTGAATGCAAAAGGTGCGGCTATCGCGCGGACCATTAACGGGAATGTTGTCGCCAACTATGTTTCACTTCCTCCGGGCGAATCGGATTTTAAGACATTGAATGGTGATATCAAGATCAGCTATCCGTCGGATTTTTCCGCCGACTGTCAGTTCAAAAGCTTTAACGGGGAATTTTATACAGACTTTCCAAACACAGAATCACTGCCGGTAAAAGTGGTGAAAAATGAAGAAAACAAGCCCAATAAAACTGTCTACAAACTCAGCACAGAAACCAGGATCCGCATTGGTAAAGGCGGCCCTACCTATAAGTTTGAAACATTCAACGGGAATATTTATATTAAAAAACAATCATAACAAAAATGAAAACCAACCCATTATTGACCCTCTCGATTGCCGCGTTGATAGCCTGTTTCACGAGTCCTTCCCAGGCGCAGACGGGAACGAAAGAACAACTCGTGGTGCCGCTTACAGACCCTGCAAAACCCGGATCTTTACAAGTCAACCTGATAAACGGGACCATCAAAGTGACGGGTTATTCGGGCAACCAGGTTATCATTGACGCGGTCGTTAAGAGCTCCGAAAAGCCGGACAAACCCAAAGACGAAGCAGCCGGTGGCATGAAGCGGATCACCCGAAACGGAGGCCTCGAACTGACCGCAACCGAAGAGCATAATGTTGTCAAATTGACGACCAGAATGGTGAACACAACGATGCTTCTGGAGATCAAAGTGCCCCAGAAATTTGGCCTCAAAGTTGGTACTGTAAACAACGGAGACATTGTCATTGAGAACGTATCCGGCGAGATGGAAATCCAGAATGTGAACGGCGACATCACGCTTACGAACATTGCCGGATCGGCCGTTGCGAACACCATTAACGGAACATTGAAAGCTAACTTTAAGACCATCGACAACACCTCGCCCATGGCATTCTCGACATTGAACGGCAACGTGGATGTGACCATTCCGGCGACTGCAAAATTCGATGTAAAACTGAAATCAGACCGGGGCGAAATATTCAGCGACTTCGATGTGGACGTGGACAAAAGCGCTCCGCAGGCCACGCGCTCGGGCAAGGACGGAATGTATAAGGTTTCGATCGATGACTGGGTAAAAGGCAAGATCAATGGCGGCGGAAGCGAAATTATGATGAAGAATATGAATGGCAATATTTACGTGCGAAAAGCGAAGTAAAACCGCCTTTAAAAGCCCTATAAGCAGAAACCCACCGATGCTGAAAAGCAATGCGGCGGGTTTTCTTTTTGATGTACGAATATGCATGCATTATGGCCTGCGTCTATTCAATTGTGCCGCCCATTTCGACGAGCATTTTTGAAAGGTCGTCCAGTTTTTTTGTTCTCAGGGTTGAAAGAATCTGTTCTGACAAAAGCTCCGATGTGGCAGTTGCGTCGGTAAGGATCCGCTTACCAGCGTTTGCCAGCTTCACATACGACACCCGCGCGTCGCGGCTATTGGCTTCGCGTTTCACCATTCCCAGCTTCTCCAGGGGCGACAGCATCCGGGTAATTCCTGAGGCTGTCAGGCCGATTTTTTCAGCCAGATCAACGCGGCGCATCTTCTCTTCGGGCGCTTCTCCCAGGTGAAACAAGATCAGAAATTCATTGAGACTAATGCCATGACTGCTCAGTTTTGCATCGAATCGCTTGGTAATCAAGGCCTGCACTGTGGTGAGGTTCAGGAACAATTTTAATGACGGCGTGATGGTTGACATATGATTGAGTTATATTTGTTTAATTGTTGACATATAGTTGAGCATTCAAGTATTATGCAAATATATAGCAAGTTTAACACATTGTCAAACAATGCTTTGCATCATTATGAATGAAAAAGTGGATTTTTGATGCCTCTGAGCGGGATTTCGGAAATGTTTCACGTGGATCGTTAAGCAATGGCATAACCTGCCCTGTTAAGCGCTGGATTTCAATGCGTAATAAGGTAGTTTATGAAGCGCTTATGCGTGAATATTTATCCCGAATGTGCGCGCAGCAACTGGCGGTAACTGTTCAGGATGGCGGACTTGGAAATGAACCCTACAAACTCCCCGGACACTTTCACTACGGGCAAGTTCCAGGCACCCGTTTCATCGAACTTTTTGACAACACTTACAATGCTGTCGAAGTCGCTGATGACTACGGACGGGACTTTCATGAGGTTTGATATCGTGAGCATATCATACAGCTGCGGATTGAAAAGCAGCGGCCGGATGTCGTCCAGAGAAATTGTACCAACCAGGTTCTTATCCTCGTCCACGACCGAGATCATATTGCGCCTTCCCACCCGCACCAGCTCAGCCAGCTCCTCGCGTGTTGCGTACTGGCTTACCGTCTGAATGTCCTTATCGATGAGGTCCAGAATGTGCAGCAGCGAGAGTAAATTCCGGTCGTGTTCGCGGGTGAAAATCTTGCCTTGCTCTGCGAGTTTTCTGAGGTCGGGCGAGATGGGCGAAAACCATTTCGCCATTAAATATGAGATGACCGAAACGATCATTAAGGGGATAAAAAGATCATAACCGGAAGTAGATTCGGCGATCAGAAATATCGCGGTTAAGGGCGCATAAAGTACGCCGCTCATGACACCCGCCATGCCGACGATCACAAGATTATTGATGGGCACATCGGTGGCGCCGACCTGCACGCAGATGAGCGCAAACACGTAGCCAAGCGAGCCGCCCGCAAAAAGAGACGGCGCAAAATTTCCACCGTTCCCACCACTGAAAATGGTGATCGAAGCGGAGAATGCTTTGAGCAAACAGATGAGCGCAACGAAGACCACAACGACCCATTCGCGGTAGCCGATGAAGCGGAACAAACTGTTCTCAATTACCGACTGCATCTGCCCATTGGTGATGGCTTTAATGGTGTCATAACCTTCGCCAAAGAGCGGCGGATAGAGCACGCACAAGACCGACAGGATAGCGCCTCCGAGCATGGCTTTTCTGATCCGCGTGAGTTTCAGCCCGTGAAAAAACTCATCAATGTATTTGGCTATTAAAACGAAATACCGGGCGTAAAGTCCGCACAGAACGCCGAGAATTAAATAGAACGGAATGTTGTGATAATCGAACGGGTTACGCGTCTTGAATTGGAATAAAACATTTTCCTGCAGCAAGATCTTTGAGATAAGACTGCCGCAAACTGCCGCAACGACCAAGGGGATAAAATCAGAAAACACGACGCCTACCAGCAGGATCTCAAAGGCGAACATCATCCCTGCGATAGGCGCGTTAAAAGCCGAGGCAATACCAGCCGTTGCGCCTGCTGCGAGCAGCAATGTCCGTTCGCGATAATCCAGCTTGTATGTCTGAGCAAAATTAGACCCGATTGCAGCCCCTGTAACTGCGATAGGGCTCTCCAAACCAGCCGACCCTCCCAACCCCACGGTGATCGCACTTTGAACGATCTGTGAGTACATTTTGACCGAAGAGACCACACTTGAATTCTGCGCGATCTCGTACAGGATTACGGGGATGCCTTTTTTGTCCTGCCCTTTGAATATAAAAATCACAACCAGCGTCGTGATGACGATGCCCAGAAAGGGAAACAAAATATAAAAGAAAACCTGCTGCTCGAAGTAGACCTTGTAGGTAATTACATAGTGAATGTAATGTACAAGCGATTTGAGGATCACGCCCGCAAGGCCGCACGTGATGCCGACCAGGATACCCGACAGGATCAAAAACTGAGATCTTGTGAGCACACTTTTCAACCAGAAAAGCACGATTTCGTAACTGCGCGCTTTATTGAGGCTGTATCTGATGAAGTTTCTTCTGAACTTTAAATAACCGAATGCTCTCTTAATGTTGCTCTTGTTCACAATTTACCGTTTTGGTCCGCCGGAATGCCGGGACGCCGTTGTGCCGGCGGACTTCATTTTCAATGCTAGTTAGCACGGGCAAGCTGAACTTCAAGCTTGATGTCCACATTACGGTCGTTGCCGTTATAACGCGAGTTATAGCCGCCCGATCCGATGCCTACACCCATTCCGCCTCCCATTCCGATTCCTCCCCCTAAACCTATGCCAATGCGTGGGCTGAATCCGGATTGTGACGACTGTCCATCCACTTTAATGTTAACACCAAGCATTGCGGTTTCTCTGGCGTTCACGCCCATGAGGCTGAACGGGATTGCAATCTGTTCTGTAAGCTCTCCATTCTGGTCCATCAGGATCTTGGACTTAATGCTGCCGTCCTGTGCCACCAGATTGATGAAATGCTGGCCTTGTTTGT of Dyadobacter chenhuakuii contains these proteins:
- a CDS encoding Crp/Fnr family transcriptional regulator — translated: MTDLENYLQSYFKFEPGDLTTVASFFKPEFVKKGDYYLKIGKSCDKLSFLQSGLLRVYVDLEDREVTQWISSKGYFITDLSSLVFGKPSRWNIQALTDTTLYTIDKADYDRIGDFVPKWHQTEKLFIAHCFVMLEERVFSFLSMTAEQRYNVLFESSREIFNQVPLQYIASMLGMTPETISRIRRKQLI
- a CDS encoding ABC transporter permease, whose amino-acid sequence is MLKNYFKIAWRNLLRNRAFSAINITGLAIGLASCLLISLYVLDELSFDRFHENGDRIVRVVFKAVMQGGEMKEAHVMPPTAAALKADYPEVLEATRLRRGGAPMVLRNQQIYTDDELAFVDSNFLQVFTFPLVEGNVKSALIQPNTIVISTKLAEKYFGKQDAVGQIITFKDWKTPYKVTGVMEEMPAHSHIQFDMLASMSSLEDAKSTSWMISEFYTYLLLPEGYDYNQLNAKLPQTVEKYMGPQLKTALGLTFAEFKKKGNNLGLYLQPLTEIHLHSDFQYDLGTNGDLKYVYIFGAIAVIMLLIACINFMNLSTAGSSKRAREVGVRKVMGSEKIELVAQFLMESILLTGIALVFGGLICLAGLPLLNSLSGKNLGFSLEALPALIPALLIFGLFVGIFAGSYPAFFLSSFKPIAVLKGGNAAVKLNSSGKNVGLRSGLVVFQFFVSITLMVGATVVYQQLKFIQNKKLGYEKDQVLVVPAWALGKNMPVFKDELMRDSRVSNVSLSGFVPAGPSDNNNYMITPEDNPSQLLKTLRYEVDYDYLATLGMEMAQGRNFSKAYGLDSTAVILNETAAKALGWQHNAIGKTLSRRNNEGKGSAYHVIGIVKDFHFKSLHEKISPLVMTLSQDRGWMIIKTKNKEVSGLLAKMKNQWESFKPDMPFTYSFLDERFNETYKTEQKTGKILAIFAGLTILVACMGLFGLAIFTAEQRTKEIGVRKVLGASVAGIVALLSKDFLQLVVVAIVIALPTSWWLMSRWLEDFEYKIDVSWWALALVSLVSVAVALLTVSFQSVRAALMNPVKSLRSE
- a CDS encoding RNA polymerase sigma factor; translation: MLRVKAGDLDKMGLLFERYNRPLFAFFYHMTHKRDMSEDLVQNVFYRMLKYKHTFTGEGEFRTWMYHLARNILNDSARQNRSKDHYDVNEMADKIGGGTLADEGFEKKENADFLHKAMAGLSDDYREVLVLSRFQEMKYDEIAKVLNINEGTVKVRVHRALGELKKKFFTNERR
- a CDS encoding zf-HC2 domain-containing protein; protein product: MKDDKDMRCEHAKDKLEDWLHNDLDKVDRLNVERHLAECVHCQEEFASDKQLWESLGKMKVPEPSEEIRVNFYAMLDNFKATEETSTPFSRQTFIQKLRDFVLPQWSVQVAFSLLLVGLGWVIGHKTSKNNVSASAYQEQIETLATQVEQMKSTMMLALIDNPSATERLRAVSYTSDITHADEKVIDALFSTLNNDANVNVRLVALEALTQFATNAVVREGLVKSLAVQDSPMVQVALADVMVKLQEKGSVKELRKLLNREGLNDLVKNKIEQSIKDLS
- a CDS encoding DUF4097 family beta strand repeat-containing protein, which encodes MKFFAIPLLAGAVLCCTQSPAQKLEFKERVSKEFTLSQNASANVLAIYNINGSIKVEGYNGSKVLIEVDKKITGKTNAIVDEGKQEFKLNFEQKADSITAYISEPFDSRPNHGRRNNDGPRIEYDFELDFTVKVPYAMNLHMSTVNGGDVDVKDVTGRLGVSNVNGAITLVNAKGAAIARTINGNVVANYVSLPPGESDFKTLNGDIKISYPSDFSADCQFKSFNGEFYTDFPNTESLPVKVVKNEENKPNKTVYKLSTETRIRIGKGGPTYKFETFNGNIYIKKQS
- a CDS encoding DUF4097 family beta strand repeat-containing protein, which produces MKTNPLLTLSIAALIACFTSPSQAQTGTKEQLVVPLTDPAKPGSLQVNLINGTIKVTGYSGNQVIIDAVVKSSEKPDKPKDEAAGGMKRITRNGGLELTATEEHNVVKLTTRMVNTTMLLEIKVPQKFGLKVGTVNNGDIVIENVSGEMEIQNVNGDITLTNIAGSAVANTINGTLKANFKTIDNTSPMAFSTLNGNVDVTIPATAKFDVKLKSDRGEIFSDFDVDVDKSAPQATRSGKDGMYKVSIDDWVKGKINGGGSEIMMKNMNGNIYVRKAK
- a CDS encoding MarR family winged helix-turn-helix transcriptional regulator, with translation MSTITPSLKLFLNLTTVQALITKRFDAKLSSHGISLNEFLILFHLGEAPEEKMRRVDLAEKIGLTASGITRMLSPLEKLGMVKREANSRDARVSYVKLANAGKRILTDATATSELLSEQILSTLRTKKLDDLSKMLVEMGGTIE
- a CDS encoding chloride channel protein, whose product is MNKSNIKRAFGYLKFRRNFIRYSLNKARSYEIVLFWLKSVLTRSQFLILSGILVGITCGLAGVILKSLVHYIHYVITYKVYFEQQVFFYILFPFLGIVITTLVVIFIFKGQDKKGIPVILYEIAQNSSVVSSVKMYSQIVQSAITVGLGGSAGLESPIAVTGAAIGSNFAQTYKLDYRERTLLLAAGATAGIASAFNAPIAGMMFAFEILLVGVVFSDFIPLVVAAVCGSLISKILLQENVLFQFKTRNPFDYHNIPFYLILGVLCGLYARYFVLIAKYIDEFFHGLKLTRIRKAMLGGAILSVLCVLYPPLFGEGYDTIKAITNGQMQSVIENSLFRFIGYREWVVVVFVALICLLKAFSASITIFSGGNGGNFAPSLFAGGSLGYVFALICVQVGATDVPINNLVIVGMAGVMSGVLYAPLTAIFLIAESTSGYDLFIPLMIVSVISYLMAKWFSPISPDLRKLAEQGKIFTREHDRNLLSLLHILDLIDKDIQTVSQYATREELAELVRVGRRNMISVVDEDKNLVGTISLDDIRPLLFNPQLYDMLTISNLMKVPSVVISDFDSIVSVVKKFDETGAWNLPVVKVSGEFVGFISKSAILNSYRQLLRAHSG